The DNA segment TTGGAGTCACACGAGTTATCAATTTAGATTacaaagtttaatatatttcgtataaaatgacaacgaaagtgatattctatttatatcatACTTGAATTATTTCTGAGGTAAAACTGAGGttgtgcaataaaacattactgTGATGATAAGAAAGTTGCTGAAATCATTTGATGTGTcacatgaaaaatatattgattgaattgTTAGTGAATTTAACAGTTTAGGAAATTTTGAACTGCCTTTGTGCctcaacaaattgtttttattcaggATGTTGGAGGCCTTTGAAAAGATGTTTAAAGATGATGTAGCTACCAACAAAGCGATAGGTCTATATGGTGCAGAGGACATTTTGGAGCAGCGTGAGGGAAAGTGTATTCGCATGTTAACACACTGCAATACAGGTTCCCTGGCCACAGCAGGATATGGTACAGCTTTAGGTATGGCAGGCCAGAGACCTTTGACACTATTgggaattattttgttttcattgtgtttgaGACCATACTGTTTGTATAAaggtgcacaatataggttCATGCAATAAAAGGTTATTTATTATGCCTCTattaaagttaaagttaaacatgataatgcagcAAAATTAAAAAGCATGGCATTATTTTGCATCGGCACAATTACATTATGTAGGGCTTGTATTTCTTGAGCTTTCATCTTCTATGAAAATTGGCCAAGCTGTAATGTACCAAAAAGGTAATAAAGCCTGAACTGGTACTTTGTTAAGGTTTCAAATACAGaatgtcaaaatttcatttagcCTGTACATACCAGGGCTGTGATCAACTAAAAGTGATGTGTAGGCCAAATACTAGATGTCGGTTCAGGGATTGCCCCCTGGAATTCTGTTTGAGCTAGGATGTTGAAGGTGCAATTTAGTGTAGGTTTCCTTCcagtaaataaattaacaagTACCCAGATTGTTTGACATTTTACTTTAGAACCTTAAGTTTATGTCCAGCATTGTTTTCGGAATAAAAGTGTAGGCAATAGGAAGCTAAGCCCTTGTGTTCAATTAGCCATCTTTCTTTTACACTCACGTTCATGTCTCGCTCTATTTACATAATagttgatttaatattttacttgcTTAAAACACTCAAACAAACAACTTTCCCATTTCCCATTTCCTGTTCGCTTCTATTGTGCATTCACAAtcaactgaaatcaacataGCGTGGAAAGCAGTTGATAATTTTAGTAAAGAACTAATAACATATTTGAGAAAGCTAAATAGAGCTACATGTACAATTTCTAACAAACtgaatgtgaataaaataaacagatGTAGCACATATTGCAGCAAATACATAAATGCAGACTTTCATTTTCCTTGCCTTATGGAAATGGTATTTCATTTTGTGCTTGTTATTGCTATATACAGTATTTTTTCCACTCACTTATTATATACTTTTCACTAGAAATATTCTAGCTGGCTTTTACgaacaagtatgtattattcaaaatatttttgctaGCACTTGCATTAAGTAGACTTCCTTGTAAGtctgtatgaaatgttttgttttatttatttgaattgtgtTCATTTCAGGTGTAATCAGAAAATTACAAGAACTCGATAGACTGGATCATGTATACTGCACTGAGACTAGACCATACAACCAAGGGGCAAGACTTACAGCTTATGAACTTGTGTTTGAGAAAATGCCTGCCACTTTAGTCTGTGACAGCATGGTTTCCATGTTGATGAAAGAGAAGAATATCACTGCGGTGGTGGTCGGTGCTGATAGGGTCGTGAAAAATGGTGACACAGCTAACAAGATTGGCACTTACCAGATTGCCATATGTGCCAAATATCACAATGTGCCATTCTATGTTGCTTGCCCAACGACTACATTTGACTCCCAGAAGGAGACGGGTAAGGAGATCGTTATAGAGGAACGGCCACCTAAAGAGATGCTGTATGTGAAGGATATCAGGATTGCAGCTGAAGGTAAAACAATCTGTACTCGATGTTaacaaaaatggttttaatgattttataaggaatgattaaaattattttggtcATCAGATTATGTACATGCATgttaaaaagcaatatataaaaagttaGAATACAAGTATAGTTCGTCAAACTTTCTATTTTGCAAGGACATTTAATATTCAGTTCACAATTGTTGTATGTTTTTCACTCTTCAGTTGCCTCatatttgattatgaaatatttagatAAAGCCTTTGATTCATTCTTTATACAAATTTGTGTCATTACAGGCATAGAGTGTTATAATCCAGCATTTGATGTTACGCCAGCCGAGTTGATCACTGGTGGAATAATCACAGAGTTTGGCGTATTTTCTCCTGATAAACTGTATGAAGAGCTAAAGTCAAGAATACCTGTATGACAAGTTTAAGTCAAGGATAGCTGTATTAAGAGTTTAAGTCAAGGATAGCTGTATTAAGAGTTTAAGTCAAGGAAAAATATAAGTGTTTCCTTATCAGTCTGCTTTCATAATCTATCATCAGAATAATCAGACAACTCTTcacatttatctatttatttactTGGATGTCtcttataaaaataagtttgtatCTCCTCAATGCCCACTGCTGCAATGTAACTCTGTACtaacataacatttaagtaAGGTAATTTTTTGACATCGCATATTAATATAGTCCTATTATGATTAGCACACCTCAGACTTCTATATATCTgatgaaatttgaaattgatgGTCTGATCTCTATTTTCCACTGTTTATTAAGtattattaaaatcatacaaaacTCAACATTTTGCATCGCCATTTTCCATTATTGTCATATTTCAGtactgtttaaatataattatagatTTTGTATggaaaattgtttatataagcataattatttgttgttaattcttttaaataacTGTTTGTCCTTCAGCTTACctaaatgaaatacatatatagGTCAGCTAGACGTTCTCCAACAGTTTGTTCAAAATGGGCCCACTATCAATAAAGGATCTTAGTCATaacttcaaaaaaataaatatgtgggAATGTCGCCATTGCCAAcaagttaattatttttgttttataattatctgCTGAACGGAAGGTGTCGGGAGGGGATACTATAATGCCATTGTCTGTCCGTTCGTCTGTCTTTCCCtcacatttttttctgcattaacATTATCTTTGAAGAGATTGGTCAGATAAAGTTCGAACTTGACctcttgtaaaagtgggtcacatggggtcaaaaattaggtcattaggtcaaatcaaaTAACATTCTATGGAACACACTGCAGACATTATATTGGTCCAATAGTCATCAAACTTAACCAGAaggttttccttgatgaactcttgcaCAAATTCCAACTGGGTCATATGTTATCAAAAACCAGAGGTAATATATccgattttcatgaaacttgattaGAATATTCAcctcgatgaaatcttggatatgtttgaaactaggtcacacAGAGTCTAAAACTAGgacactaggtcaaatcttacaaGAACTTTGTAAGCACACTAGAGGCAATATTATTGGCCCAATcgtcataaaacttaatcagaatgtttgccttgatgtaatttatttattagtttgaaACTTGGTAACATGGGGTCAAAACCTAGGTTACTAGGACAAATCTAAATGCTATGATATATACAAAACTCTTATTGCAAACAAACTCATTTCATCATTATGCAAAGTTCATAAGAGTCCATCACTCCGCAGTTGTATTGAATACTTTGTTTGGAATTTTTCACCAATACTTGATTTCCATTCTATCTACATGCACTTTGTctaatcaggcgggggatatcaattaaACGGAATTGcttgttaattattaaattttgtttcaacaataataCTGGCTATCGGTAAGATTGTACAAATGTATAgcaaaaaatattacatgaagAGACTTCCACTGTACTACTAAGATGTTTATTGAAACAGGCCCTATGAGCCAGGATAAACCCTGCCTGAGaaatcattgtttattataGATGAAACCTTCACAAGCACAACTCAGCTGTTACAGGAGTGACTTATGTCCCATATTGGGCATTTAAAGACATATACCCATTTCTATTCCATATATGCATTTACCAAAAGTTGGATTGAAGTGTCACTCATAGTAACtgggtgttgtaaaagaaaaatccTATCTAGAGGTAGTTAATTAACGGAGCAGTTACTGTGtgtcttgttttcattgaatttactttttaatattatgcTTTTAGATGTATGTGATAAACTAAATCTGATGCAATGCTGCAGTATATGGTGAACTGGCAAgatcataacttgaaaacttaTGGATATAATTAAATTTGACACCATACGATGATAGAACATAATGatagaaagtgcagtgtacaacaactctattttagctaattactgagttactGCCATTGGTTACTTTTGGCAAACTATCAGATGGAACCTCATGAAacatcatacaatggtaaagcactatgagaggaagtgcagcgTACAAAACCCATCACTCTATTTTAgaaaattacagagttattacactttgtcgttgttttttgttgtcataCTTCTGTCTGGAAAATAACTTGATGGAATtgaattaaacttcatacaatggttaagaaaaatgagaggaagtgcagtgtacagaaaTCATAATTCTATTTAATCTTATCATAGAGTCATTACCCATTACCTTTTCTTGTCtgaagcataacttgaaaactgcttaatggaatttaataaaacgtcATACAATAGTAAAGAAAAATAAGAGAAAGAGccgtgtacaagaaccataattgTATtccagctaattacagagttattgccctttgttactctTTAATACACCTTAGCtgtaggctgagggtgagctattaGGATCGATGAATGTCTGTCGTCCGCCGTACGTCGGACGTCCACActaagtttgttaacactctagtggtcacGTTTTTGCCTCATTGTCactaaacttggtcaggatttttgtcccagtaattactcgCGCGAGTTCGAATATGTGTCATCGgggataaaaaaaactaggtcacttaACCctaatatggaaaaacctttttaacactctagaggtcatattttcagcccaaatatcctggaaatttgtcagaaaggttgtatcgttgatttctagctcaaattcgaatatgggtcatctggggtcaaaaactaggtcacagtgctcaaatatgaaaaaatcttgttaacactcaagaggtaacattttcagctcaaatatcctggaaatttgtcagaaacgttgtttcgttgatttctaCCTCAAATTTGattatgggtcatcttgggtcaaaaactaggtcacagagccaaaatatggaaaaaccttgttaacactctagaggtaacattttcatcCCTAATATCCgggaaatttgtcaaaaatgtgttttcgttgatttctagctcaagttcgattatgggtcatct comes from the Mya arenaria isolate MELC-2E11 chromosome 13, ASM2691426v1 genome and includes:
- the LOC128214061 gene encoding methylthioribose-1-phosphate isomerase-like; the protein is MTLEAIRYRRGHLDILDQLLLPTQSVYISINDTEDAWHAIKKMQVRGAPAIAIVGCLSLGVEILKNDFTNIEETVHFIQEKLEYLVTSRPTAVNMNDAAVKFINIAKKCGLDKSLTVEDIKQRMLEAFEKMFKDDVATNKAIGLYGAEDILEQREGKCIRMLTHCNTGSLATAGYGTALGVIRKLQELDRLDHVYCTETRPYNQGARLTAYELVFEKMPATLVCDSMVSMLMKEKNITAVVVGADRVVKNGDTANKIGTYQIAICAKYHNVPFYVACPTTTFDSQKETGKEIVIEERPPKEMLYVKDIRIAAEGIECYNPAFDVTPAELITGGIITEFGVFSPDKLYEELKSRIPV